The Plantactinospora sp. KBS50 sequence TACCGGGAGCTCGGCACGCCGTGGTTCGACCACCTGGTGTGCAGCCCGACCGAACTGGCCGAACTGGTGAACGGCACGGCCTGGCGACTGGCCGACGTGGACCGGGCGGACGCGCCGTACTATCTGGCGACCCTGCGGCTCGCGGCCTAGGAACCGCGGCGAAGGCCCGGACCGTCCGGTCCGCCGCCCGTCGTCGGACCCGGCGTCGTCGGACCCGGCGTCGGACCCCGCACAGGCGGACCCGGCACCGGCGGCTCGGCCGGCAGACCCGCGGTCAGCGTCGCGAACACACCGCGGCGCAGGTCGGAGAGGCGGTCCCGGCCGCCGGCCCCGGCCCACACGGTGAGGGCGACGTCCCAGGAGGCCACCGTGGCGCTGCCGACCATCAGTGGGTACGGGTCGGTGACGGCCAGCCCGGTCCGGTCGGCGACGAACTCCACCAGCACCGCCCGCAGTTCGTGGTTGAGCAGCAGGTACGTCCCCACCAGCGACGGCTGCTGTTCCAGCAGGCGGAGCCGGACCAGGATCTCCTGCCGCTCCACCGGACCGATGTCCAACTCGTCGAGGACGAGCCGGATCGCCTCCAGCGCCGGCAGGTCGGGCGGGCTCGCGGCCAGCGCGGCCCGCAACCTGTTCGCCCGCTGGTGCGCCACATCGCCGAACAACACGTGCTGTTTGGAGGCGAAGTACCGGAAGAAGGTCCGCACCGCCACGTCGGCCGTGTCGGCGATCTCCTCGACCGTGGTCTGCTCGTACCCCTTCTCGGCGAACAACCGCAGCGCGGCCCGTTCCAACGCGGCCCGCGTCTCCCGCTTCCGACGTTCCCGCCGGTTCGGCGGCACGTCGGGCGGGTGGTCCAGGTCGGAGGCGGTCACGAAGCCCATGGTGACACGCGACGGGGCCGGCGGGCGATCGCGCCGCCGGCCCGGCGGTGGTTCAGGCGGTCGGCGGCAGCGCGGCCGGCGGCAGGCCGCCGTCCCCGTCGACCACCTCGTCCGGCGTGCCGTCCTCGTCGATGTCCACCATCGTGATGTCGACCTTGCCGTCGCCGTCCGTGTCGAACTGGAACAGGTCGGCCTTGCCGTCGCCGTCGGTGTCCGCCACCCACACGTCGGTCCGGCCGTCGTTGTTGGCGTCCGCCCGGAGCAGGTCCACGCGTTCGTCCCCACGCGTTTCGACGGTCTCCTGCGGTGCGGTCTCCTGCGCCTCGCTCATCGGTACGTCCCTTCGTTCCGGGTCGGGCCCTCCTGGCGGTGACCGGCCGGAGGGTTGGCCCTGTCGCCCGTCACCCTTACCCGGATCGCTCGCCGGGCAAGCCAACCGCCGACAGAGCCTACGGTGCGCCGGCGGTCCCGGCGGTGCGGACCTTGTCTGCGCTGCACAGGGCTGCATAGGGTCGCCTGCATGACGGATCGCTTCGTGGTCATCGGCGCCGGCACCATGGGCCTGGGCATCGCGTACGTCGCCGCCGGCGCGGGCTTCGCCGTGGAACTCGTCGAGGTGGACGCCGGCCGGGCGACCGCGGCCACCGACAGCCTGCACCGGCTGTGGGACGCCGCGGTGCGGCGCGGCAAACTCTCGGCGGCGGACGCCGAGGCCGGCCGGGACCGGCTCGCGGTGCTGCCCGACCTCGACGAGTGCGCGGCGCAACCCGCGATCATCGTGGAGGCCGTGCCGGAGCGACTCGACCTCAAGCGGAGTGTGCTGGCCGCCGCCGAGGCGCGCCAACCGGCCCTGCTGGCCAGCAACACCTCCAGCATCCCGATCGGCGAGCTGGCCACCGGGCTGCGGGCGCCGGACCGGTTTCTCGGGCTGCACTTCTTCAACCCGGTCTGGGTGATGTCACTGCTGGAGGTCGTGGTCGGCGCGGCCACCGCGCCGGACCGGGTGCAGGACGCGGTGGCCCTGGCCGGGCGGCTGGGCAAGGACCCGATCGTGGTACGCGACATGCCCGGGTTCGCGACGTCCCGGTTGGGCGTCACGCTCGGACTGGAGGCGATCCGGATGGTGGCCGACGGGGTGGCCAGCCCGTCGGACATCGACAAGGCGATGGTGCTCGGCTACCGGCACCCGGTGGGACCGCTGGAGCTGACCGACCTGGTCGGCCTGGACGTCCGGCTGGACATTGCCCGTACCCTCCAGCGAAGCTACGGCGACCGGTTCGCCCCACCGCCGCTGCTGGTGGAGATGGTCACCGAGGGCAGGCTGGGCAAGAAGTCCGGCGCCGGCTTCTACCGCTGGGAAGGCGGGGTACGGCAGTGAGCGGTCTTCGCATCGAGGAACGACCGGACCGGGTGGTGGTCACCCTCGACCGGCCGGAGAAGCGCAACGCCGTGGACGCGGAGATGGTCGACGGGCTGCACGCGCTCTGCGCCGAACTGGAGCGGGAGCCCCGGCTGCTGTTGCTGACCGGCGGCACCGAGGGCATCTTCGCGGCCGGGGCGGACATCGCCCAACTGCGGGACCGGGGGGTCGGGGACGCCCTCGCGGCGATCAACTCCGGGGTGTTCGCCCGGATCCGCGCCCTCCCGCTGCCGACCGTGGCCGCCGTGGACGGCCCGGCGCTCGGTGGCGGCGCCGAGCTGGCGTACGCCTGTGACCTGCGACTCTGTACGGCGCGTGCGATGTTCGGCCAGCCCGAGGTGCGGCTGGGCATCATCGCCGGGGCGGGTGCCACGCACCGGCTGCCCGCGCTGGTCGGCGAGGCACGGGCCAAGGAACTGCTGTTCACCGGCCGGCGGGTGGACGCCGCCGAGGCGCTGCGGATCGGCCTGGTCAACCGGGTGGTCGAGGAGCCCGCCAGGCTGCTGGCCGCCGCGCACGAACTGCTGGACGAGATCGGCCGGGCCTCGTCGCTGGCGCTGCGGCTGACCAAGCTCGCGGTGGACGCGCCGGCCGCCGCGCATCCCCAGCTCGACCTGGTCAGCCAGGCGGTGCTGTTCACCGACGGGGAGAAGCACCGCCGGATGACCGACTTCCTCGACCGCCGCCGGGACCGGTCCGGCTAGCCCGGTCACACCGCGGCGGCTCAGTGCTGGATCTCGACCCCGGCCGCCAGCAGCGCCTTGATGACCTGTGCCGACTCGCCGTAACCGATCACCAGCACGGCGTCCGCCTGGTAGTTCTTGATCTCCTCGGCGCCGGCCGAGAAGTCGAGGGTGGAGCCGTTGCCGTCCGGCGGCGGGTCGTAGGTCAGCAGCTTGAGGCTGTCCACGCCGATGCCGGCCCGTTCCAGCTCGGCCCGCACGTACCCCTGGAGGCCCTGGCCGTAGGAGTCCTTGCGGGCGACCAGAACGATCTTGTGCGGACCGTCCCGCAGGATCACATCGGCCAGCGCGCGGCCCTGGAGGATGTCCGACGGCGCGGTCCGGAAGTAGAGGCCCTTGTCCTCGATGGTGCTCAGGCCCGCGTCGGTGTTGCAGGGTGAGAAGAGGACGAGCCCGGCCGCGACCACGTCCGGCAGCACGGTCCGGGAGATCCCGGAGGCGCCGGCACCGATGATCACCTGTACGCCGTCGGCCACATGCTGGGCGACGGTGGCCTTCGCCACCTCGGGGTTGGTGCCGTCGTCGCCGTCGATCCACTCCACCGGCTCGCCCAGCACCCCGCCCGCGGCGTTGACATCCTTCACGCCCAGCAGCGCGCCGGTGATCATCGGCGGGTACGCGAGCGCGAGGTCGCCGGTCTTCGGCAGCAGCCCGCCGAGCTTCAACGGCGCACCGGTCTTCCTGTTGCTCCGACCGGTCTGCTCCTTCTGCGGCGCCGGCGGTGCGGCGGTGCTGGCGGTCGTCTCGTCGCCCGCGCCGACGAACTCGGTCTTCGCCTCGTCGATCTGGTCGGAGTCGTTGAAGTGCAACGTGCCGTAGCTGGCCGTGGAGGGTTCGCCGGCGGTGGTGAAGCCGCCCCGGGTCAGCGAGATCCCGCGGTACTCGATGTCGATCCCGGAGCGGGCCAGCTTCAGGCAGGCCGCGGCCGTGTCGCAGCGCTGCCCGGTGGTGGTCACCCCGTTGATCTGCCGGGCGATCTTCGCCGGCTCCGTGGAGCCGGCCAACTGCGCGGCGAGCGCGCTGATCACGACCGCGTCGTACGACTCGGCGGCGTAGGTGAAGTCGTTGAGCTTCGGATCGACGGTGTGCAGCCGGTCCTTGAAGTCCTGCGGCAGCGGGGTCAGCGGCGTGGTGCCCTTCATCCCGCTGAGGATGCCGACCTGGTCGGGGAACTCCTTACCGAACGAGTTCTGCATGTTGCCGTCCGTGCCGTAGAGCCGGACCTGGGGAGCGGCGGTGGTGTCGCCGCTGCTGTCCTTCTCGTCCTTGCTGCACGCGGTGGCGGTCAGCGCCAGGACGGCGCACGCGGTGAGTGCGACGCCCCGGGTCAGACGGGAAACGGGCATGGTTCCGTCCTCTCTCCCCTAAGGTCCGGCCCGCACCCTAACGCGCCGTGGAACAAAAATGTGAAGGTGGCTGCCTGGAAGTTGCAGCGCCACGCCCGACGACGGCGTTTTGCTGCGCGGGTTGACGCCGCGGAATACTGTTCGGCACGTGACGGATCTGCCACCGGAAACCCTCGACGACGCGGCCGCGGTGCTGCGCTCGGCGCTCGCCGGCGACTGCGATGCCGTGGCCGGCGCCTTCGACGCGGTTCTCGACCGGTCCGGGGTGGTCGGTGCGTACGACGTGGCCTGGTGCCTGGCCGCCGCGATGGTGCCGGCCGGTACGCCGAGCGGATCCTGGACGCTGGACTTCCCCGGCATCGACCAGGCGCGGTACGACGCCCGCTGGGTGGCCCGGTTCGTCAGCGCGTACGCCAACTCGGACGTGCCCACCGCGGAGGCGCTGTTCGGCGCCGCGCTCGCCGACGGGCAACTGCCCGACTGCCTGCTGACGCTGGCCGGCTCGGCGGGGGCGACCCTGCGCCGCCGGACCTGAGCTTCGTCGGCGCTGGGCCGCCGCCCCCGGCCCAGCCGTGCCGACTCAGTACGCGGTGTCGGAGATCAGCGGGTCGTACTGGAAGAAGTTGTTCGAGAAGCGGACCCGGAAGTTGACGCCGTCCTTGACGTTGGTGGCGACGGTGAACCAACTGGACCTGGCCGGCAGGTAGGTCCAGTAGTTGCAGCTGCTGGTCTTGTCCACGAAGATCACGCAGGCATTCGTGCTGAAGCTGCTGTCGTTGCGGACGTTGATGTCGGCGCACCGCGTCGACGTGGTGAAGGTGCCGACCTCGCCGCCCCAGCCGCCCTGCTGGAACACCCGGTGCACGGCGCCGCCGTAGCACGAGGTCAGCGTCGAGGCCAGGTTGGGACCGTCGGATTCGGTCCCCGGCGCGGCGTACGCCGCCTGTGGCAGCAGCGCCGCCGAGGCGACCAGGGACAGGCTTGCGCCGAGTAACAGCCGGTGAGCGGGCATGGACATGGCACCTCCGCGGGAAAGCGTTGTCAGAGCATCGACGATCGTAGCTACAAATGGGTGTTTGGTCAGCCCCTGTGTCGGACTGGCGTGATAACTGTTGGTGTCATGCCGGATGTGATCCTCGACAAGGTACGCAAGCTGCTGGCCAAGGCCGAGGATCCCGGCTGCACGGCGCAGGAGGCGGCGGCGTTCATGGCCAAGGCCACCGACCTGATCGCCCGGTACGGAGTGGACCGGGCGCTGCTGGCCACCCGGGAGCCCGGCACCGACCCGATCGGCGACCGGGTGGTCGAGCTTCCCCCGCCGTACGCGCTGGACAAGGCCGGACTGCTCGCCGGGGTGGCCACCGCGCTGCGCTGCCGGTCGGTGCGCCGCCGC is a genomic window containing:
- a CDS encoding TetR family transcriptional regulator; translated protein: MTASDLDHPPDVPPNRRERRKRETRAALERAALRLFAEKGYEQTTVEEIADTADVAVRTFFRYFASKQHVLFGDVAHQRANRLRAALAASPPDLPALEAIRLVLDELDIGPVERQEILVRLRLLEQQPSLVGTYLLLNHELRAVLVEFVADRTGLAVTDPYPLMVGSATVASWDVALTVWAGAGGRDRLSDLRRGVFATLTAGLPAEPPVPGPPVRGPTPGPTTPGPTTGGGPDGPGLRRGS
- a CDS encoding 3-hydroxyacyl-CoA dehydrogenase family protein, with translation MTDRFVVIGAGTMGLGIAYVAAGAGFAVELVEVDAGRATAATDSLHRLWDAAVRRGKLSAADAEAGRDRLAVLPDLDECAAQPAIIVEAVPERLDLKRSVLAAAEARQPALLASNTSSIPIGELATGLRAPDRFLGLHFFNPVWVMSLLEVVVGAATAPDRVQDAVALAGRLGKDPIVVRDMPGFATSRLGVTLGLEAIRMVADGVASPSDIDKAMVLGYRHPVGPLELTDLVGLDVRLDIARTLQRSYGDRFAPPPLLVEMVTEGRLGKKSGAGFYRWEGGVRQ
- a CDS encoding enoyl-CoA hydratase/isomerase family protein: MSGLRIEERPDRVVVTLDRPEKRNAVDAEMVDGLHALCAELEREPRLLLLTGGTEGIFAAGADIAQLRDRGVGDALAAINSGVFARIRALPLPTVAAVDGPALGGGAELAYACDLRLCTARAMFGQPEVRLGIIAGAGATHRLPALVGEARAKELLFTGRRVDAAEALRIGLVNRVVEEPARLLAAAHELLDEIGRASSLALRLTKLAVDAPAAAHPQLDLVSQAVLFTDGEKHRRMTDFLDRRRDRSG
- a CDS encoding ABC transporter substrate-binding protein — translated: MPVSRLTRGVALTACAVLALTATACSKDEKDSSGDTTAAPQVRLYGTDGNMQNSFGKEFPDQVGILSGMKGTTPLTPLPQDFKDRLHTVDPKLNDFTYAAESYDAVVISALAAQLAGSTEPAKIARQINGVTTTGQRCDTAAACLKLARSGIDIEYRGISLTRGGFTTAGEPSTASYGTLHFNDSDQIDEAKTEFVGAGDETTASTAAPPAPQKEQTGRSNRKTGAPLKLGGLLPKTGDLALAYPPMITGALLGVKDVNAAGGVLGEPVEWIDGDDGTNPEVAKATVAQHVADGVQVIIGAGASGISRTVLPDVVAAGLVLFSPCNTDAGLSTIEDKGLYFRTAPSDILQGRALADVILRDGPHKIVLVARKDSYGQGLQGYVRAELERAGIGVDSLKLLTYDPPPDGNGSTLDFSAGAEEIKNYQADAVLVIGYGESAQVIKALLAAGVEIQH